In Equus asinus isolate D_3611 breed Donkey chromosome 13, EquAss-T2T_v2, whole genome shotgun sequence, one DNA window encodes the following:
- the JUP gene encoding junction plakoglobin isoform X2 — protein MDMINLIEQPIKVTEWQQTYTYDSGIHSGANTCVPSVSSKGMMEEDEACGRQYTLKKTTTYTQGVPQSQGDLEYQMSTTARAKRVREAMCPGVPSEENSLLLATQVEGQTTNLQRLAEPSQLLKSAIVHLINYQDDAELATRALPELTKLLNDEDPVVVTKAAMIVNQLSKKEASRRALMGSPQLVAAVVRTMQNTSDLDTARCTTSILHNLSHHREGLLAIFKSGGIPALVRMLSSPVESVLFYAITTLHNLLLYQEGAKMAVRLADGLQKMVPLLNKNNPKFLAITTDCLQLLAYGNQESKLIILANGGPQVLVQIMRNYSYEKLLWTTSRVLKVLSVCPSNKPAIVEAGGMQALGKHLTSNSPRLVQNCLWTLRNLSDVATKQEGLESVLKILVNQLSVDDVNVLTCATGTLSNLTCNNSKNKTLVTQNSGVEALIHAILRAGDKDDITEPAVCALRHLTSRHPEAEMAQNSVRLNYGIPAIVKLLNQPNQWPLVKATIGLIRNLALCPANHAPLQEAAVIPRLVQLLVKAHQDAQRHVAAGTQQPYTDGVRMEEIVEGCTGALHILARDPMNRMEIFRLNTIPLFVQLLYSSVENIQRVAAGVLCELAQDKEAADAIDAEGASAPLMELLHSHNEGTATYAAAVLFRISEDKNPDYRKRVSVELTNSLFKHDPAAWEAAQSMIPINEPYGDDMDATYRPMYSSDVPLDGLDMHMDVDGDYPTDTYSDGLRPPYTMADHIPA, from the exons ATGGACATGATAAACCTGATTGAACAACCCATCAAGGTGACCGAGTGGCAGCAAACGTACACCTACGACTCGGGCATCCACTCAGGCGCCAACACCTGCGTGCCCTCAGTCAGCAGCAAGGGCATGATGGAGGAGGACGAGGCCTGTGGGCGCCAGTACACGCTCAAGAAGACCACCACCTACACCCAGGGGGTGCCCCAGAGCCAAG GTGACCTGGAGTACCAGATGTCCACGACGGCCAGAGCCAAGCGGGTGCGGGAGGCCATGTGTCCTGGCGTGCCGAGTGAGGAGAACTCGCTGCTGCTGGCCACCCAGGTGGAGGGGCAGACCACCAACCTGCAGCGGCTGGCCGAGCCATCCCAGCTGCTCAAGTCGGCCATCGTACATCTCATCAATTACCAGGACGACGCTGAGCTGGCCACCCGTGCCCTCCCCGAGCTCACCAAACTGCTCAACGATGAGGACCCG GTGGTGGTGACCAAGGCAGCCATGATTGTCAACCAGCTGTCGAAGAAGGAGGCGTCGCGGCGGGCACTGATGGGCTCCCCGCAGCTGGTGGCGGCCGTCGTGCGTACCATGCAGAACACCAGCGACCTGGACACAGCCCGCTGCACCACCAGCATCCTGCACAACCTCTCCCACCACCGCGAGGGGCTGCTGGCCATCTTCAAGTCAGGCGGCATTCCTGCCCTGGTCCGCATGCTCAG CTCCCCTGTGGAGTCGGTCCTGTTCTATGCCATCACCACGCTGCACAACCTGCTGCTGTACCAGGAGGGCGCCAAGATGGCGGTGCGCCTGGCCGATGGGCTGCAGAAGATGGTGCCCCTGCTCAACAAGAACAACCCCAAGTTCCTGGCCATCACCACCGACTGCCTGCAGCTGCTGGCCTACGGCAACCAGGAGAGCAAG CTCATCATCTTGGCCAACGGAGGACCCCAGGTCCTCGTGCAGATCATGCGCAACTACAGTTACGAGAAGCTGCTCTGGACCACCAGCCGTGTGCTCAAGGTGCTGTCCGTGTGTCCCAGCAATAAGCCTGCCATTGTGGAGGCCG GTGGGATGCAGGCTCTGGGCAAACATCTGACGAGCAACAGCCCCCGCCTCGTGCAGAACTGCCTCTGGACCCTGCGCAACCTCTCGGATGTGGCCACCAAGCAG GAGGGCCTGGAGAGCGTGCTGAAGATTCTGGTGAACCAGCTGAGTGTGGACGACGTCAACGTCCTCACCTGCGCCACGGGCACCCTGTCCAACCTGACATGCAACAACAGCAAGAACAAGACGCTGGTGACGCAGAACAGCGGCGTGGAGGCGCTCATCCACGCCATCCTGCGCGCCGGCGACAAGGACGACATCACGGAGCCAGCTGTCTGTGCCCTGCGCCACCTCACCAGCCGCCACCCTGAGGCTGAGATGGCCCAGAACTCTGTGCGCCTCAACTACGGCATCCCGGCCATTGTTAAGCTGCTCAACCAGCCCAACCAGTGGCCGCTGGTCAAG GCTACCATTGGCCTGATCAGGAACCTGGCCCTATGCCCAGCCAACCACGCCCCACTGCAGGAGGCCGCGGTCATCCCCCGCCTCGTCCAGCTGCTGGTCAAGGCCCACCAGGATGCCCAGCGCCATGTGGCTGCAGGCACACAGCAGCCCTACACA GATGGCGTGAGGATGGAGGAGATTGTGGAGGGCTGCACTGGAGCCCTGCACATCCTCGCCCGGGATCCTATGAACCGCATGGAGATCTTCCGACTCAACACCATTCCCCTGTTTGTGCAG ctcctgtaCTCCTCGGTGGAGAACATCCAGCGCGTGGCCGCCGGGGTACTGTGCGAGCTGGCCCAGGACAAGGAGGCAGCCGACGCCATTGATGCTGAGGGGGCGTCGGCCCCACTCATGGAGCTGCTGCACTCACACAACGAGGGCACCg CCACCTACGCCGCTGCCGTCTTATTCCGCATCTCCGAGGACAAGAACCCAGATTACCGTAAGCGCGTGTCTGTGGAACTCACCAACTCCCTCTTCAAGCATGACCCGGCTGCCTGGGAGGCT GCCCAGAGCATGATCCCCATCAATGAGCCCTACGGAGATG acATGGATGCCACCTACCGCCCCATGTACTCGAGCGACGTGCCCCTGGATGGCCTGGACATGCACATGGACGTGGACGGGGACTATCCCACTGACACCTACAGCGACGGCCTCCGGCCCCCCTACACCATGGCGGACCACATCCCGGCCTAG
- the JUP gene encoding junction plakoglobin isoform X1 — translation MGQSGEAACEPVLAGGRLPQGRSFEGARGVAWLSGPFAFCSVTELLPWPESGAAAARARRAQFAARAGSQPGPTPTQPGQAPHAAATMDMINLIEQPIKVTEWQQTYTYDSGIHSGANTCVPSVSSKGMMEEDEACGRQYTLKKTTTYTQGVPQSQGDLEYQMSTTARAKRVREAMCPGVPSEENSLLLATQVEGQTTNLQRLAEPSQLLKSAIVHLINYQDDAELATRALPELTKLLNDEDPVVVTKAAMIVNQLSKKEASRRALMGSPQLVAAVVRTMQNTSDLDTARCTTSILHNLSHHREGLLAIFKSGGIPALVRMLSSPVESVLFYAITTLHNLLLYQEGAKMAVRLADGLQKMVPLLNKNNPKFLAITTDCLQLLAYGNQESKLIILANGGPQVLVQIMRNYSYEKLLWTTSRVLKVLSVCPSNKPAIVEAGGMQALGKHLTSNSPRLVQNCLWTLRNLSDVATKQEGLESVLKILVNQLSVDDVNVLTCATGTLSNLTCNNSKNKTLVTQNSGVEALIHAILRAGDKDDITEPAVCALRHLTSRHPEAEMAQNSVRLNYGIPAIVKLLNQPNQWPLVKATIGLIRNLALCPANHAPLQEAAVIPRLVQLLVKAHQDAQRHVAAGTQQPYTDGVRMEEIVEGCTGALHILARDPMNRMEIFRLNTIPLFVQLLYSSVENIQRVAAGVLCELAQDKEAADAIDAEGASAPLMELLHSHNEGTATYAAAVLFRISEDKNPDYRKRVSVELTNSLFKHDPAAWEAAQSMIPINEPYGDDMDATYRPMYSSDVPLDGLDMHMDVDGDYPTDTYSDGLRPPYTMADHIPA, via the exons ATGGGACAGTCAGGCGAGGCGGCCTGTGAGCCGGTATTAGCGGGTGGGCGTCTCCCTCAGGGGCGGAGCTTCGAGGGGGCGAGAGGCGTGGCTTGGCTGTCAGGTCCCTTCGCCTTTTGTTCGGTTACTGAGTTGCTGCCTTGGCCAGAGTCCGGAGCAGCCGCCGCCCGAGCGCGCCGAGCTCAGTTCGCTGCCCGCGCCGGCTCCCAGCCCGGCCCGACCCCTACCCAGCCCGGCCAGGCTCCACACGCAG CAGCTACCATGGACATGATAAACCTGATTGAACAACCCATCAAGGTGACCGAGTGGCAGCAAACGTACACCTACGACTCGGGCATCCACTCAGGCGCCAACACCTGCGTGCCCTCAGTCAGCAGCAAGGGCATGATGGAGGAGGACGAGGCCTGTGGGCGCCAGTACACGCTCAAGAAGACCACCACCTACACCCAGGGGGTGCCCCAGAGCCAAG GTGACCTGGAGTACCAGATGTCCACGACGGCCAGAGCCAAGCGGGTGCGGGAGGCCATGTGTCCTGGCGTGCCGAGTGAGGAGAACTCGCTGCTGCTGGCCACCCAGGTGGAGGGGCAGACCACCAACCTGCAGCGGCTGGCCGAGCCATCCCAGCTGCTCAAGTCGGCCATCGTACATCTCATCAATTACCAGGACGACGCTGAGCTGGCCACCCGTGCCCTCCCCGAGCTCACCAAACTGCTCAACGATGAGGACCCG GTGGTGGTGACCAAGGCAGCCATGATTGTCAACCAGCTGTCGAAGAAGGAGGCGTCGCGGCGGGCACTGATGGGCTCCCCGCAGCTGGTGGCGGCCGTCGTGCGTACCATGCAGAACACCAGCGACCTGGACACAGCCCGCTGCACCACCAGCATCCTGCACAACCTCTCCCACCACCGCGAGGGGCTGCTGGCCATCTTCAAGTCAGGCGGCATTCCTGCCCTGGTCCGCATGCTCAG CTCCCCTGTGGAGTCGGTCCTGTTCTATGCCATCACCACGCTGCACAACCTGCTGCTGTACCAGGAGGGCGCCAAGATGGCGGTGCGCCTGGCCGATGGGCTGCAGAAGATGGTGCCCCTGCTCAACAAGAACAACCCCAAGTTCCTGGCCATCACCACCGACTGCCTGCAGCTGCTGGCCTACGGCAACCAGGAGAGCAAG CTCATCATCTTGGCCAACGGAGGACCCCAGGTCCTCGTGCAGATCATGCGCAACTACAGTTACGAGAAGCTGCTCTGGACCACCAGCCGTGTGCTCAAGGTGCTGTCCGTGTGTCCCAGCAATAAGCCTGCCATTGTGGAGGCCG GTGGGATGCAGGCTCTGGGCAAACATCTGACGAGCAACAGCCCCCGCCTCGTGCAGAACTGCCTCTGGACCCTGCGCAACCTCTCGGATGTGGCCACCAAGCAG GAGGGCCTGGAGAGCGTGCTGAAGATTCTGGTGAACCAGCTGAGTGTGGACGACGTCAACGTCCTCACCTGCGCCACGGGCACCCTGTCCAACCTGACATGCAACAACAGCAAGAACAAGACGCTGGTGACGCAGAACAGCGGCGTGGAGGCGCTCATCCACGCCATCCTGCGCGCCGGCGACAAGGACGACATCACGGAGCCAGCTGTCTGTGCCCTGCGCCACCTCACCAGCCGCCACCCTGAGGCTGAGATGGCCCAGAACTCTGTGCGCCTCAACTACGGCATCCCGGCCATTGTTAAGCTGCTCAACCAGCCCAACCAGTGGCCGCTGGTCAAG GCTACCATTGGCCTGATCAGGAACCTGGCCCTATGCCCAGCCAACCACGCCCCACTGCAGGAGGCCGCGGTCATCCCCCGCCTCGTCCAGCTGCTGGTCAAGGCCCACCAGGATGCCCAGCGCCATGTGGCTGCAGGCACACAGCAGCCCTACACA GATGGCGTGAGGATGGAGGAGATTGTGGAGGGCTGCACTGGAGCCCTGCACATCCTCGCCCGGGATCCTATGAACCGCATGGAGATCTTCCGACTCAACACCATTCCCCTGTTTGTGCAG ctcctgtaCTCCTCGGTGGAGAACATCCAGCGCGTGGCCGCCGGGGTACTGTGCGAGCTGGCCCAGGACAAGGAGGCAGCCGACGCCATTGATGCTGAGGGGGCGTCGGCCCCACTCATGGAGCTGCTGCACTCACACAACGAGGGCACCg CCACCTACGCCGCTGCCGTCTTATTCCGCATCTCCGAGGACAAGAACCCAGATTACCGTAAGCGCGTGTCTGTGGAACTCACCAACTCCCTCTTCAAGCATGACCCGGCTGCCTGGGAGGCT GCCCAGAGCATGATCCCCATCAATGAGCCCTACGGAGATG acATGGATGCCACCTACCGCCCCATGTACTCGAGCGACGTGCCCCTGGATGGCCTGGACATGCACATGGACGTGGACGGGGACTATCCCACTGACACCTACAGCGACGGCCTCCGGCCCCCCTACACCATGGCGGACCACATCCCGGCCTAG